The following are from one region of the Desulfovibrionales bacterium genome:
- a CDS encoding HsdR family type I site-specific deoxyribonuclease yields the protein MTPTLGTEKPTVQDPIVKYADEIDWRVVPQEEALSLRKGESGPLFYRVLEEKLIELNPGLVCRENVDDIIHRMEAVRNNIEGNAEILSWLRGEQAIYDENEKRRRNVTVVDFARAGRNLFQVTSEWQYTNGRETNRADIMFLINGIPVAIVETKSAKKANGMEEALIQIRRYHRETPEMLTAPQVFDMTYLVDFFYGPTWNLNRKNIFNWKDEEKGNFEKKVKRFFDRGHFLKMLGEWILFYVKDDELQKTILRQHQTRAIEKIVQRCSDEKKKTGLIWHTQGSGKTFTMITAAQQILEKKDVFGKATVILMIDRNELEGQLSGWVERILGEMQSHDISIEQAYSKIRLRQLLKADFRGLIISMIHKFEGIPKNICTRPNVIVMLDEAHRSVGGDLGNYLVAALPQATLIGFTGTPIDKTAYGKGTFKIFGKEDDKGYLDKYSVAESIEDGTTLPLNYMLTPNEIRVPREELEREFLDLVEAEGVSDVDELNNILDRAVKLKTFLKSPDRVEKVAAFIAGHFRENVEPLGYKAFVVGVDREACALYKEALDKLLPPEYSTAIYTAAHNDSEKYPLVYKHQQTAEEEKKARKVFPKPDALPKIFIVTDKLLTGFDAPILYCMYLDKPMRDHVLLQAIARVNRPYEEEGDIKKPCGLVVDFVGIFEKLEKALAFDSDVVSGVINNLDVLLARFIELMKGQARPYLDLTRGKVDDKMVERAIDAFVDQSKREEFYKFFKELETLYEILSPSPALRDHMEDFGLLSILYQVVRNAFRKKTGFYGDIAKKTEQLVREKAETFGLETTTPAVKIDETTLKALKDSKASTNIKVINLINSIIKTATDEGDGSPYLKPIGERAEAIQEAFDDRQITALDALRKVEALINEVLEARRQQEETGFDINTFTIYWLLKQENVKWFENLAPIVNNAFLRFPNFKDNIAELRQLKAELYKLMLPVVGKDLMLGIVEKLLRLERK from the coding sequence ATGACGCCGACTTTAGGCACAGAAAAACCAACCGTGCAGGACCCGATTGTTAAGTATGCAGACGAAATCGACTGGAGAGTCGTCCCCCAGGAGGAGGCCCTTTCCCTGAGAAAGGGGGAAAGCGGGCCTCTGTTCTACCGGGTCCTCGAAGAAAAGCTGATTGAACTGAATCCGGGATTGGTGTGCCGTGAAAATGTGGATGACATTATTCACCGCATGGAAGCCGTCCGGAATAATATCGAGGGGAATGCGGAAATCCTGTCCTGGCTCCGGGGGGAGCAGGCGATTTACGATGAAAACGAAAAGCGGCGCCGCAACGTGACGGTTGTTGATTTTGCCCGCGCCGGGCGTAACCTGTTTCAGGTGACCTCCGAGTGGCAGTACACGAACGGCCGTGAGACAAACCGCGCGGACATCATGTTTCTCATCAACGGGATTCCCGTTGCCATTGTGGAGACCAAAAGCGCGAAAAAAGCCAATGGGATGGAAGAGGCGCTCATTCAAATCCGGCGGTATCACCGGGAGACCCCGGAAATGCTGACGGCGCCGCAGGTCTTCGATATGACCTATCTGGTTGATTTTTTCTACGGCCCCACCTGGAATCTGAACCGGAAAAATATCTTCAACTGGAAGGATGAGGAAAAGGGAAACTTCGAAAAGAAGGTAAAGCGATTTTTTGACCGGGGGCATTTCCTCAAGATGCTGGGGGAATGGATCCTGTTCTATGTCAAGGATGACGAACTCCAGAAAACGATCCTGCGCCAGCATCAGACCAGGGCTATCGAGAAAATCGTTCAGCGGTGCAGCGATGAAAAGAAAAAAACCGGCCTGATATGGCATACCCAGGGATCGGGAAAAACCTTCACGATGATCACGGCGGCACAGCAGATTCTTGAGAAAAAGGATGTCTTCGGGAAGGCGACGGTTATCCTGATGATCGACCGCAATGAGCTGGAGGGCCAACTTTCCGGCTGGGTGGAGCGGATTCTCGGCGAGATGCAATCCCATGATATCAGCATTGAACAGGCTTACAGCAAGATTCGCCTGAGGCAACTCCTCAAGGCGGACTTCAGAGGGCTGATTATTTCGATGATCCATAAGTTTGAAGGGATTCCCAAGAACATCTGCACCCGCCCCAACGTCATCGTTATGCTGGATGAGGCCCACCGGTCTGTCGGGGGAGACCTGGGCAACTACCTGGTCGCCGCCCTCCCGCAGGCAACTCTTATCGGGTTTACGGGCACGCCCATCGACAAAACGGCCTATGGCAAGGGAACCTTCAAAATCTTCGGAAAAGAGGATGATAAAGGTTACCTGGACAAATATTCCGTTGCGGAATCAATCGAAGACGGCACGACGCTCCCCCTCAATTATATGTTGACCCCCAATGAAATTCGTGTACCCAGAGAAGAACTGGAAAGGGAATTTCTCGACCTTGTTGAGGCGGAAGGGGTCAGCGATGTCGATGAATTGAATAATATCCTAGACCGGGCGGTAAAGCTCAAGACCTTTCTCAAGTCGCCGGACCGTGTGGAGAAGGTCGCGGCCTTCATTGCCGGGCACTTTCGTGAGAATGTCGAGCCCCTTGGTTATAAGGCCTTTGTGGTTGGTGTGGATCGGGAGGCTTGCGCCCTTTACAAAGAGGCCCTCGACAAGCTCCTGCCGCCGGAATATTCAACGGCCATTTATACGGCCGCCCACAATGATAGTGAAAAATATCCCCTCGTTTACAAACACCAGCAGACAGCGGAAGAGGAGAAGAAAGCCAGAAAGGTTTTCCCCAAGCCGGACGCCCTGCCGAAGATCTTCATTGTAACGGATAAGCTGCTCACCGGTTTTGACGCCCCCATTCTGTATTGCATGTACCTGGATAAACCGATGCGCGACCATGTCCTTCTTCAGGCCATCGCGCGGGTCAACCGGCCCTACGAGGAAGAAGGGGACATCAAGAAACCCTGCGGTCTGGTGGTTGATTTTGTAGGAATCTTTGAGAAACTGGAAAAGGCCTTGGCCTTTGATTCCGATGTCGTCAGCGGGGTGATCAACAACCTTGATGTCCTGCTCGCTCGCTTTATCGAATTGATGAAGGGACAAGCCCGACCGTACCTCGATCTGACCCGCGGCAAGGTCGATGATAAGATGGTCGAAAGGGCAATAGATGCCTTTGTAGATCAGAGCAAGAGAGAGGAATTTTATAAATTTTTCAAAGAGCTGGAAACGCTTTACGAGATATTATCTCCTTCCCCCGCCCTTCGGGACCATATGGAAGACTTCGGCCTGCTTTCAATACTCTACCAGGTTGTCCGCAATGCCTTCAGGAAAAAAACGGGGTTCTACGGCGACATCGCAAAAAAAACAGAACAACTGGTCAGGGAAAAGGCCGAAACCTTTGGTCTGGAGACCACGACGCCGGCAGTCAAGATCGATGAGACGACCCTGAAGGCGCTGAAAGACAGCAAAGCATCGACCAATATAAAAGTCATCAATCTCATCAACAGTATCATCAAAACGGCAACGGATGAAGGCGACGGCAGTCCCTATCTGAAACCCATCGGGGAACGAGCAGAAGCCATTCAGGAGGCTTTCGACGACCGGCAAATAACGGCGCTCGATGCGCTCAGAAAAGTAGAGGCGCTGATCAATGAGGTTCTCGAAGCCCGGAGACAGCAGGAAGAGACAGGTTTTGACATAAACACCTTCACGATTTACTGGCTGCTCAAACAGGAAAACGTGAAGTGGTTTGAAAATCTTGCACCGATTGTCAATAACGCATTTCTCCGCTTCCCGAATTTCAAGGACAACATTGCGGAACTGAGACAGCTCAAGGCGGAACTATACAAGCTGATGCTCCCTGTCGTCGGCAAGGATTTGATGCTGGGCATAGTTGAGAAGCTCTTGAGGCTGGAACGCAAATGA
- a CDS encoding M48 family metallopeptidase: MQGKMHHIRSLTPPQAAGNALAMHVQPSNNKGKGLSAKEQFKSDITRWAAIMKVNPVQIRVQIMKKKWASCSAKGRICFSTDLLKESRTFQEYVIIHELLHLQVPNHGKLFKSLMNAYLPGWETVVAARNGDTTRSL; encoded by the coding sequence ATGCAAGGTAAAATGCATCATATTCGCTCGCTAACCCCGCCGCAAGCAGCGGGGAATGCGCTCGCTATGCATGTTCAACCATCCAATAACAAAGGAAAGGGCTTGTCTGCGAAAGAGCAGTTTAAATCTGACATTACCCGCTGGGCTGCCATCATGAAGGTGAACCCCGTGCAAATTCGAGTCCAAATCATGAAAAAAAAGTGGGCGTCATGCTCAGCCAAAGGACGGATATGTTTCAGTACTGATCTTCTTAAGGAATCCAGAACTTTTCAAGAATACGTCATCATCCATGAACTTCTCCATCTCCAGGTGCCCAATCACGGCAAGCTTTTCAAGAGCCTTATGAACGCCTATTTGCCGGGGTGGGAGACGGTTGTGGCGGCACGAAACGGAGACACTACAAGAAGCCTATGA
- a CDS encoding transcriptional regulator: MPTFMYHASMKSAKEKAIDIIQNRGGFIRTHEAFQQGIHRRTLYGLRDEGALISTTRGIYRLADMDIPAEINLVEVAKAVPNGVICLISALSFHGLTTQIPHEIWIAIERKTRKPKIIYPPVRIIYYSNSPFQAGIGIHRIMEQEIPIYDAPKTVIDCFRWRNTVGLDVALEAARDYLKQRYASLAKLMEYAKICKVEKLVMPYLQAMIS, from the coding sequence TTGCCGACGTTTATGTACCATGCCTCCATGAAGAGCGCTAAAGAAAAAGCAATCGACATTATCCAGAATCGGGGTGGGTTTATCCGCACTCATGAGGCATTTCAGCAGGGAATACACAGAAGGACCCTATATGGTCTCCGTGATGAAGGGGCGCTGATTTCAACTACCCGGGGAATTTACAGGCTTGCTGATATGGATATCCCGGCGGAGATTAATCTTGTTGAGGTTGCCAAGGCTGTTCCCAACGGTGTCATCTGTCTGATTTCGGCCCTCTCTTTCCACGGCTTGACTACGCAGATTCCTCATGAAATCTGGATCGCTATAGAAAGAAAAACAAGAAAACCAAAAATAATCTATCCACCGGTCAGGATCATTTATTACAGCAATTCGCCATTCCAGGCGGGTATCGGAATTCACCGCATTATGGAGCAGGAAATCCCTATTTACGATGCGCCAAAAACCGTGATTGACTGTTTCCGTTGGCGCAATACGGTGGGGCTCGATGTCGCTCTTGAGGCGGCTCGGGACTATCTTAAACAGCGTTATGCAAGCCTGGCCAAGCTGATGGAATACGCGAAAATCTGCAAAGTTGAGAAGCTTGTTATGCCGTATCTTCAGGCCATGATCTCATGA
- a CDS encoding AAA family ATPase translates to MSRAGTKSNQGDDYQRLVALHWLIRLINDEDGISYIQAESNGLPGIDEKISVDDVVVVYADGRRRHIQAKKNQPQNRTWLLSDESISTELPKIRNQLESKDDTLVELYSATPFGDLKSLADASREYPDLNAFRRESGKNLKTSLTTIANKWERSEAESLNLLRRLEFGSHHSHEDWNRQNRQDLARLVTHVDIALPVLESFLNAHQSKLQAATSTIRRDDVIQHLAQKGVVKAIMKSEAEILQEFRHASRIGRAWQRTVGGRRIERTELKELIRLIEEGTDTILVTDRPGSGKTCLLLDLADRIEQDPRFGLLFLKGDRFAKLRNESELKSAGLPEDILGLCGRLSEHRRVVVIIDSLDVLSMNREHGALSMFLRLIDRLNPILNITVVAACRSFDLQYDPLLRDREWKHKIRVANFDFDTVVAPLLKEWGVPEEKVDADLRRLLVLPQNLRLFEAIAMRGGRFNIRTAYELQEVYLQEVVAKDSDLGAPAMGALQTLADRILRERTQLIHPATFSIGESIRRALVSNGVLYEDPIGGLGFSHQTLFDNLAVYSSLARDENLVGFIKSHPPFPFLRAAVRTFMFHLRTHAPDLFHRQVWAALHDTEIAYHFRRLIAESLAEIDPQTDDWPLLRRLFQHEPELFRRLFWRLEGDAWWKMLLDHWLPSLSSPASDGNWYSLLVSRFDLWMNSHPVEVVSLWRRAFSDNWGDKNDLAMRITIQLHKFQHWNTEGIPELIETLLAENRAERDLFGQVLNLYTEATNRGDELLWQYIIKDVDPQDVRRFDISKKLHCAPHVFHYKEFLKDRLIRSDWFLDAVINTLEEWATKDSIYSSKHRLRSAFLHSSSWEYRHSHHDAHPADDLTVLLAGVEHALKYHAQANDDWWKRSEPQLRALREVTLLYFLALVYKENPETNVNGMVHLLTDVELLRYGHIEHELGELIQAGYHLLPSEVQETNQRTVLKLYEDEIQGEEGMPLWVHRTIYDYLVWIPAIFRLPDSQDFVERFKPQFGTALPEPHIHSWGGFVGSPVPLENFIKLNNTDTIRLLDYYTNYNDRSSHPADFNKGGRDSVAHVLSEASAINPMRYFTLLLTLEQQGFRSAGYITSLLDGIAHHLRYRFGRLQPPQGWQPVEPLPDGPSLARSLLDLIEGRPKLWDDGHAVARLLEACCEVLEDHDSVERLVFQLFRLLHHPDPEEERQRIFSQNKQGITAQDLMSDAINTVRGVAAGNAITLYNRLLEKEIEPPELLFPLLRHFARDPIGAVRAAVLDHLLFLTSRRHTLGWQIFHDIFRETQIHLWPLAEKHLYHQYHEYFEEVAPCLNRMRNEAPDEAGGAWGRIATLAVLSGHIEEDNLFQQLESMNLTEAWLGASQVFAANLDQHLHDNLCINGLRRILQTKNLDQNVYRRIEHAFDPKNQGRHLGPDVALNFIDSIAPDDQHFDLHILLDWIADFAGRNPVAALDICERLAERLGTMPTPYRIWHTEPLIAALSSILREADETDDTNLIHRAIRLQDQFLRMDIPGMDDYFKLASQL, encoded by the coding sequence ATGAGTAGAGCCGGCACTAAATCCAACCAAGGAGACGACTACCAACGTCTGGTAGCATTGCATTGGCTTATCCGACTCATAAATGACGAAGATGGGATATCTTACATACAAGCTGAATCCAATGGCCTTCCCGGTATTGACGAGAAAATCAGTGTCGATGACGTGGTGGTTGTATATGCTGATGGCCGACGTCGCCACATTCAAGCCAAAAAAAATCAGCCGCAGAATCGTACCTGGTTATTATCTGATGAAAGCATCTCTACCGAATTACCAAAGATCCGAAACCAGTTAGAAAGTAAGGACGATACACTTGTTGAACTTTATTCCGCCACACCATTCGGCGACCTCAAATCCCTTGCCGACGCAAGTAGAGAGTACCCTGACCTTAATGCATTCCGGCGAGAGAGCGGCAAAAACCTGAAAACCAGCCTGACCACAATAGCCAATAAATGGGAACGTTCCGAGGCGGAATCTCTCAATCTGCTGCGTCGCCTTGAATTCGGATCACATCACTCTCATGAGGACTGGAATAGGCAAAACAGGCAGGATCTGGCAAGATTGGTTACCCATGTGGACATTGCACTACCAGTACTTGAATCTTTTCTAAACGCCCATCAGTCCAAGCTTCAGGCCGCGACATCAACTATTCGTCGTGACGATGTTATTCAGCATCTGGCGCAAAAGGGCGTTGTGAAAGCGATCATGAAAAGTGAGGCAGAAATCCTTCAAGAATTTCGACATGCATCCCGCATCGGCAGAGCATGGCAGCGAACCGTTGGCGGTCGTCGAATTGAACGAACCGAGCTGAAGGAACTGATTCGTTTGATTGAGGAAGGTACTGACACCATACTTGTCACCGATCGCCCAGGCAGTGGCAAGACGTGCTTGCTGCTGGATCTTGCAGACCGCATCGAGCAAGATCCTCGCTTTGGTCTGCTCTTCCTCAAAGGAGATCGCTTCGCCAAACTTCGAAATGAGAGCGAGCTGAAAAGTGCTGGCCTTCCGGAAGACATCCTAGGTCTCTGCGGTCGGCTTTCAGAACACCGTCGGGTCGTGGTGATTATCGATTCTTTGGACGTTCTGTCGATGAACCGTGAGCACGGAGCCCTCTCCATGTTCCTTCGGCTGATTGACCGACTGAATCCCATACTGAATATCACAGTGGTGGCTGCCTGCCGTTCATTTGACCTTCAGTACGACCCGCTCCTCCGTGATCGCGAATGGAAGCATAAAATTCGTGTGGCGAACTTTGACTTTGACACGGTTGTGGCCCCTCTGTTAAAGGAATGGGGCGTTCCAGAGGAGAAGGTGGATGCGGATTTGCGGCGTCTTCTGGTGCTCCCTCAAAATCTGCGGTTGTTCGAGGCTATAGCCATGCGCGGTGGGCGCTTCAACATACGAACGGCCTATGAACTGCAAGAGGTATACCTCCAAGAGGTGGTCGCTAAGGATTCTGACCTCGGTGCACCTGCGATGGGGGCTTTACAGACCTTGGCTGATCGAATACTCCGTGAACGCACTCAATTGATACATCCCGCCACTTTTTCAATTGGTGAATCGATTCGTCGTGCGCTCGTGAGTAACGGGGTGTTGTATGAAGACCCCATCGGTGGTCTCGGATTCAGTCATCAGACCCTTTTTGACAATTTGGCAGTCTATTCATCACTAGCACGCGACGAGAACCTTGTCGGGTTTATAAAGTCACACCCTCCCTTTCCATTCTTGCGTGCTGCGGTGCGTACCTTCATGTTTCATCTTCGGACCCATGCCCCTGACCTTTTCCATAGACAAGTATGGGCTGCCCTGCATGACACGGAGATCGCCTATCACTTCAGGCGCCTGATCGCCGAGTCCTTGGCAGAAATCGATCCGCAGACAGATGATTGGCCATTGCTGCGGAGGCTCTTTCAACATGAACCGGAGCTTTTTCGCCGCTTGTTTTGGCGTCTCGAAGGTGACGCTTGGTGGAAAATGCTTCTCGATCACTGGCTGCCCTCGCTCTCGTCACCTGCTTCTGATGGCAACTGGTACAGTTTGCTTGTCTCTAGGTTCGACCTCTGGATGAACAGCCATCCAGTCGAAGTAGTTTCTTTATGGAGGCGTGCATTTTCCGACAATTGGGGAGATAAGAATGATCTCGCAATGCGAATCACCATCCAACTCCACAAATTCCAACACTGGAACACTGAAGGCATCCCGGAACTGATCGAAACTTTGTTAGCTGAAAATAGAGCTGAGCGGGATTTGTTTGGACAGGTCCTCAACCTCTATACAGAAGCCACGAACCGCGGCGACGAGTTGTTGTGGCAATATATCATTAAAGATGTCGACCCGCAGGATGTTCGACGTTTCGATATTTCAAAAAAACTGCACTGTGCTCCCCACGTTTTCCATTACAAAGAATTTTTGAAAGACAGGTTGATCCGTTCGGATTGGTTTTTGGATGCTGTTATCAATACCTTGGAGGAGTGGGCAACTAAAGATAGTATTTATTCCAGCAAGCATCGGCTAAGATCAGCGTTCCTACACAGCTCGTCCTGGGAATATCGACACAGCCACCACGATGCGCACCCTGCTGACGATCTTACCGTTTTGCTTGCCGGTGTTGAGCATGCTCTCAAGTACCATGCTCAGGCCAATGATGACTGGTGGAAAAGAAGTGAACCGCAGCTCAGAGCCCTCCGGGAAGTGACACTGCTATACTTCCTTGCCCTTGTCTATAAGGAAAATCCGGAAACCAATGTGAATGGCATGGTCCATCTCCTGACGGATGTGGAACTGCTTCGCTATGGCCACATTGAGCATGAACTGGGCGAATTGATTCAGGCTGGTTATCATCTGTTGCCTTCCGAAGTTCAGGAGACCAATCAGCGAACCGTCCTCAAGCTTTATGAAGACGAGATTCAGGGCGAGGAAGGCATGCCTTTATGGGTACACCGCACCATCTATGATTACCTCGTCTGGATACCCGCGATATTCAGGCTCCCTGACAGCCAAGACTTCGTCGAACGTTTCAAGCCGCAGTTCGGCACCGCCTTACCTGAGCCGCACATCCACTCTTGGGGAGGATTCGTTGGGTCTCCGGTTCCTCTCGAAAATTTTATAAAGCTGAATAATACCGATACGATCCGTCTGCTCGATTATTACACCAATTACAATGACCGCAGCAGTCATCCCGCAGATTTCAATAAGGGCGGTCGTGACAGTGTGGCGCATGTTCTGAGCGAGGCGAGTGCCATAAACCCGATGCGCTACTTTACCCTGCTGCTCACTCTTGAGCAGCAAGGCTTTCGGTCGGCTGGGTATATTACCAGCCTCCTCGACGGCATAGCCCATCATCTTCGCTACCGCTTCGGACGATTACAGCCACCACAAGGTTGGCAACCGGTTGAGCCTCTGCCGGATGGACCAAGCCTAGCTCGTTCGTTATTAGATCTGATTGAGGGCCGCCCTAAATTGTGGGATGATGGTCATGCAGTTGCCCGCCTACTGGAGGCCTGCTGCGAGGTCCTGGAGGATCATGATTCGGTAGAACGACTTGTTTTTCAACTGTTCCGGCTGCTCCACCACCCCGATCCTGAAGAAGAACGACAAAGGATCTTCAGTCAGAATAAGCAGGGTATCACAGCCCAGGATCTCATGTCTGACGCTATCAACACCGTTCGCGGTGTTGCGGCCGGCAATGCCATCACATTGTACAATCGACTCCTGGAAAAGGAGATTGAACCGCCCGAATTGCTCTTTCCCCTACTGCGTCATTTTGCACGCGACCCTATCGGGGCTGTCCGTGCGGCCGTACTGGACCATTTACTTTTTTTGACTTCCAGACGCCATACCCTAGGGTGGCAGATTTTCCACGACATCTTTCGCGAGACCCAAATCCATCTGTGGCCTCTCGCTGAAAAGCACCTCTATCACCAGTATCACGAATATTTCGAGGAAGTCGCTCCTTGTCTGAACAGAATGCGTAACGAAGCTCCAGATGAAGCAGGGGGAGCGTGGGGCCGAATTGCTACCTTGGCGGTACTTTCCGGACATATAGAAGAGGACAATCTATTTCAGCAGTTGGAGTCGATGAACTTAACCGAAGCTTGGCTGGGCGCTTCTCAGGTATTCGCGGCCAATCTGGATCAGCATCTGCATGACAATCTTTGCATTAATGGGCTACGACGTATCCTTCAAACAAAGAATCTGGACCAGAATGTATATAGACGTATCGAGCACGCCTTTGACCCGAAGAATCAAGGCCGTCACCTCGGTCCTGATGTTGCTTTAAATTTTATTGATAGTATTGCACCTGATGATCAACATTTTGACCTCCATATTCTCCTCGACTGGATTGCGGACTTTGCCGGGAGAAATCCCGTCGCTGCTCTTGACATTTGTGAACGACTTGCTGAAAGACTCGGCACGATGCCCACCCCATATCGGATATGGCATACCGAACCGCTGATCGCCGCTTTGTCCAGCATTCTGAGGGAAGCAGACGAAACCGACGATACGAACCTGATCCACCGGGCCATTCGTCTGCAGGATCAATTTCTACGCATGGACATTCCAGGGATGGACGATTATTTCAAGCTGGCAAGTCAACTCTGA
- a CDS encoding restriction endonuclease subunit S: MPESWPVKSFAEFATLHRGYDLPIQDRKKGSIPIVGSNGIVGYHNEAKVKGPGVVTGRSGSIGISYYVGDDYWPLNTGLYVEDFHGNNLFYVHYFFQSFNFGKYAAGVSVPTLNRNLVHEASVSVPQILEQQKIAAVLFKIQKAIEVQESIVEKTRELKKSTLHHVFTHGLRGEKLKETEIGPMPESWLIGKIGDIGKIVTGTTPPTKHKEYYQGGHYQFIAPNDIGKTTRIYETEKKITDKGLEVSRLLPKESVCFVCIGSTIGKVGITVEEKTTTNQQINSVIVNNDYDPYFVTYLMDYKSEYIASFASPSPVPILSKGKFEEINIMLSSDIEEQKEIARVLMIIDETIEIHTAKKSALQDLFKTMLNKLMTGEIRVKDLDIDVSEVSA, from the coding sequence ATGCCTGAGAGTTGGCCTGTAAAGAGTTTTGCAGAATTTGCGACATTACACAGAGGTTATGATTTACCTATTCAAGATCGCAAGAAGGGTTCTATACCAATTGTTGGGTCAAATGGCATTGTTGGTTATCACAATGAAGCTAAAGTTAAAGGTCCGGGTGTAGTGACTGGCCGAAGTGGTTCAATTGGCATTTCATATTATGTCGGGGATGATTATTGGCCATTGAACACAGGGTTATATGTCGAAGATTTTCATGGAAATAATCTATTTTACGTTCATTATTTTTTCCAATCATTCAATTTTGGTAAATACGCAGCAGGAGTAAGCGTTCCCACTTTAAATAGAAACCTTGTTCATGAAGCCTCGGTATCTGTTCCCCAAATTCTTGAGCAGCAAAAAATCGCCGCTGTTCTCTTCAAGATTCAAAAAGCGATTGAGGTTCAGGAATCCATTGTCGAGAAGACGCGGGAGCTGAAAAAATCCACCCTGCATCATGTCTTTACTCACGGTCTGCGCGGAGAAAAGCTGAAAGAAACAGAGATCGGGCCAATGCCGGAGAGTTGGCTTATTGGAAAAATAGGTGACATCGGTAAGATTGTAACCGGAACAACGCCGCCAACAAAACATAAAGAATATTATCAAGGTGGTCATTATCAGTTCATTGCGCCTAATGATATTGGAAAGACGACGAGAATTTACGAAACTGAGAAAAAAATAACGGATAAAGGATTGGAAGTATCGCGATTACTACCAAAAGAATCTGTCTGTTTCGTCTGCATAGGATCAACCATTGGCAAGGTAGGTATTACTGTCGAGGAAAAGACGACAACAAATCAACAAATCAACTCTGTTATCGTGAATAATGATTACGATCCCTACTTTGTGACGTATCTTATGGATTACAAATCTGAATATATTGCCTCCTTTGCATCCCCAAGTCCTGTGCCAATTTTGAGCAAGGGCAAATTTGAAGAAATCAACATTATGTTGAGTTCCGATATAGAAGAACAAAAAGAAATTGCTCGTGTTCTGATGATCATCGACGAAACAATAGAGATCCACACCGCAAAGAAATCCGCTCTGCAAGACCTCTTCAAAACCATGCTGAATAAGCTGATGACCGGCGAGATTCGGGTGAAGGATCTGGACATTGATGTGTCCGAGGTAAGCGCATGA
- a CDS encoding virulence protein RhuM/Fic/DOC family protein: protein MKEESKGEIVIYRTKDGKTALDVNLSGETLWLNQGQMSILFDRDRSVITKHLSNIFKSGELDKKSNVQKMHIADSDKPVVYYNLDVIISLGYRVNSKRGTQFRIWATQVLKDHILKGYSLNEKRLKEQNVRLLELQKTVSLMQRVMESRELARDEATGLLQVITDYSYALSLLDQYDHRQLKIRHTTEKTPFALTYEAARRAIDKLGEQSMKKGRPVALFGREKDQSFKGSLGAIYQTLDGKEAYPSIEEKAAHLLYFVVKNHSFIDGNKRIGAFLFIWFLDASGILYAGDGRKRIGDNTLVALTLMIAESRPEDKDIIVKVIVNLINRDNI from the coding sequence ATGAAGGAAGAATCCAAAGGCGAAATAGTCATCTATCGTACCAAGGACGGCAAGACTGCCCTTGACGTCAACCTGAGCGGAGAGACCCTTTGGTTGAATCAAGGTCAGATGTCCATCCTTTTTGACAGGGACCGGTCCGTCATCACAAAGCACTTGAGCAATATATTCAAGAGCGGGGAATTGGATAAAAAAAGCAATGTGCAAAAAATGCACATTGCTGATTCCGATAAACCGGTAGTTTACTATAATCTGGATGTCATTATTTCACTTGGTTACCGCGTGAACTCAAAACGCGGCACCCAGTTCCGCATCTGGGCCACGCAGGTCCTCAAAGATCATATCCTGAAAGGCTATTCGCTCAATGAGAAGCGGCTAAAGGAACAGAATGTCCGCCTGCTGGAATTGCAGAAGACAGTCAGCCTGATGCAGCGGGTCATGGAAAGCCGGGAACTGGCCCGCGATGAAGCCACTGGACTTCTCCAGGTGATCACGGATTACTCGTATGCCTTATCGCTCCTGGATCAGTACGATCACCGGCAGTTGAAAATCCGGCATACCACCGAAAAGACCCCTTTTGCCCTGACCTACGAAGCAGCGAGGAGAGCTATTGACAAGCTCGGAGAACAATCGATGAAAAAGGGGCGGCCCGTTGCATTATTCGGACGGGAAAAAGATCAATCGTTCAAAGGCTCCCTGGGCGCGATCTACCAGACGCTCGACGGGAAAGAGGCCTATCCCAGCATCGAAGAAAAGGCCGCTCACCTTCTCTATTTCGTGGTCAAGAATCACTCTTTTATTGACGGAAACAAGCGCATCGGGGCATTCCTGTTCATCTGGTTTCTGGATGCCAGCGGAATTCTTTACGCTGGTGACGGCCGCAAGCGGATAGGCGACAATACCCTCGTCGCTCTGACCCTTATGATTGCGGAGAGCCGGCCCGAAGACAAGGACATCATCGTCAAGGTCATAGTGAACCTGATCAACAGGGACAATATATGA